A region from the Nitrosopumilus sp. genome encodes:
- a CDS encoding response regulator, whose protein sequence is MDTKTSCEVALTHLKNKQFITAHNLFLNQAESLKKTEFLKSALLYMLAGECKQRQGKDSENEIKEASDLFLKYSNGKNSTNVKGALLCASKCLLSLGEFDKAKDAYQKAKTIIQTSVQVTRPVVIIDDSKAIAMKLKTYVQKLGYSDISIFENGKDGVKGCKKIFSENKEPVVLLDMGLPDLEGDVVATKLLKEKISLQIIVITADEKTTSRVNKTISTGVSAFIQKPFTLDELKKAIDIAESEYSLLQ, encoded by the coding sequence TTGGATACTAAAACAAGCTGTGAAGTTGCTTTAACTCATTTAAAAAATAAACAATTCATCACTGCTCATAATTTGTTCCTTAACCAAGCAGAATCACTAAAAAAAACTGAATTTTTAAAATCTGCATTATTGTATATGCTTGCAGGCGAATGTAAACAAAGACAAGGAAAAGACTCTGAAAATGAAATCAAAGAAGCAAGTGATTTATTCTTAAAATATTCTAATGGAAAAAATTCAACAAATGTAAAAGGTGCTTTACTCTGTGCTTCAAAATGTCTTTTGAGTTTAGGTGAATTTGACAAAGCAAAAGATGCATATCAAAAAGCTAAAACAATTATTCAAACATCTGTTCAAGTGACAAGACCTGTTGTAATTATTGATGATAGTAAAGCAATTGCCATGAAATTAAAAACATATGTGCAAAAACTAGGTTATTCGGATATTAGTATTTTCGAAAATGGAAAAGATGGTGTTAAGGGTTGTAAGAAAATATTTTCTGAAAACAAAGAACCTGTTGTTCTTTTAGATATGGGATTGCCTGATCTTGAAGGTGATGTAGTTGCAACAAAATTGTTGAAAGAAAAGATTAGCTTACAAATCATCGTTATTACTGCAGATGAAAAAACAACTTCTCGTGTTAACAAAACGATTAGTACTGGAGTCTCTGCTTTTATTCAAAAACCGTTTACTCTTGATGAGCTAAAAAAAGCAATAGATATTGCAGAATCAGAATATTCTTTATTACAATAA
- a CDS encoding AsnC family transcriptional regulator, whose translation MSEDAWSNLDKVDQKIIEILNNNARTPSKEIASELKKSGHDVSDRTIRKRIERLEKSGIIKGYKAVLTDVSGINEYQAVLMKLKPSKSLEAVKDSIKDFITKLDNYLLVSNMEGEWNMLVLLQVNSEKTNTSQKIVEKFSDELIDYRINEIDIKDVNILNMSLLLL comes from the coding sequence ATGAGCGAAGATGCATGGTCAAATCTAGACAAAGTTGATCAAAAGATTATTGAGATTCTTAATAATAATGCAAGAACGCCATCAAAAGAAATTGCATCTGAATTAAAAAAATCAGGACATGATGTTTCAGATAGAACGATTAGAAAAAGAATCGAACGTTTAGAAAAAAGTGGCATCATAAAAGGATACAAAGCAGTTCTTACAGACGTGTCAGGAATTAACGAATATCAAGCAGTCTTAATGAAGTTAAAACCTTCCAAATCTCTTGAAGCAGTAAAAGATTCGATTAAAGATTTCATTACAAAATTGGATAATTATCTTCTAGTGTCAAATATGGAAGGAGAGTGGAATATGTTAGTGTTATTACAAGTAAATTCTGAAAAAACAAACACTTCACAAAAAATAGTAGAAAAATTTTCAGATGAGTTAATCGACTACAGAATAAATGAAATTGACATTAAAGATGTCAACATATTGAATATGTCATTATTGTTATTGTAA
- a CDS encoding YkgJ family cysteine cluster protein: MEFRCIEECSQCCIEREYYPSKKFGKIGVLILPEEKERIERLATKNKIKIKILPRIGISHKKDMQPTKILAYQLMGSEKNGNTCPFLNIEGTEKSPHGGFPCRIYNERPLACSAYPLIEINPISLDQKCKFCKENNDADSNLNLEIESLLKIKEKMIPDTGFIWRYATNIGEKEDQEEMESGWILEE, translated from the coding sequence ATGGAATTTCGATGTATTGAAGAATGCTCTCAATGCTGTATTGAAAGAGAATATTATCCTAGCAAAAAATTTGGTAAAATAGGTGTACTAATTCTTCCTGAAGAAAAAGAAAGAATCGAAAGACTGGCAACAAAAAATAAGATTAAAATCAAAATCTTACCAAGAATAGGAATTTCACACAAAAAAGATATGCAGCCTACAAAAATTTTAGCATATCAGTTAATGGGTTCAGAAAAAAATGGCAACACTTGTCCATTCTTGAATATAGAAGGTACAGAAAAATCACCACATGGAGGATTTCCGTGTAGAATTTACAATGAAAGGCCTCTTGCATGTTCAGCATACCCGCTGATTGAAATAAATCCAATATCACTTGATCAAAAATGTAAATTCTGTAAAGAAAATAATGATGCAGATAGTAATCTAAATTTAGAAATAGAATCACTTTTAAAAATTAAAGAAAAAATGATTCCAGACACAGGTTTCATTTGGAGATATGCTACAAATATCGGAGAAAAAGAAGATCAGGAAGAAATGGAATCAGGGTGGATTCTAGAGGAATAA
- a CDS encoding translation initiation factor eIF-1A — protein MGKRQVKNESALKEIRLPEEGELFGRVLKMMGGENVMIKCDDNVTRRGRIRGKLKRRVWIRDNDIVIIAPWDFNDNERGDIVWRFTLPQVEWLKANNHIPKDF, from the coding sequence ATGGGAAAGCGTCAAGTAAAAAACGAAAGTGCTCTTAAAGAAATTAGATTGCCTGAAGAAGGTGAATTATTTGGCCGCGTCTTGAAAATGATGGGTGGAGAAAATGTCATGATAAAGTGTGATGATAATGTTACCCGACGTGGAAGAATTAGAGGGAAACTAAAGAGACGAGTTTGGATCCGAGATAATGATATTGTAATTATTGCACCTTGGGATTTCAACGATAATGAACGTGGTGATATTGTTTGGAGATTTACCCTTCCTCAAGTTGAATGGCTTAAAGCAAATAACCATATCCCAAAAGATTTCTAA
- a CDS encoding cold-shock protein — MEQGTVKWFNRTKGFGFIEREGGDDLFVHKSDVDGFINEGDKVEFVVGEGQKGPAAQQVKKTA; from the coding sequence ATGGAACAAGGCACCGTAAAGTGGTTTAACCGTACTAAGGGCTTTGGTTTTATCGAAAGAGAAGGTGGAGACGATCTATTTGTTCACAAATCAGATGTTGACGGATTCATTAACGAAGGCGATAAAGTCGAGTTTGTAGTAGGCGAAGGTCAAAAAGGACCAGCTGCACAACAAGTCAAAAAAACAGCATAG
- a CDS encoding translation initiation factor IF-5A yields the protein MSKPSDLGSLKIGSYILLPHSDQPSGEPCRIVEYDTSKPGKHGAAKARIVGEGIFDGQKRPHVGPVSMQIHVPMINKKVGQIISINGDTVQVMDSETFETIDISLIDEEVQGKLENGQNVEYWVVMDKTKIMRIKN from the coding sequence ATGAGTAAACCATCTGATCTTGGTTCATTGAAAATCGGTTCATACATTCTATTGCCTCATTCTGATCAACCTAGTGGCGAACCATGTAGAATAGTCGAATATGATACTTCAAAACCAGGAAAACACGGTGCAGCAAAAGCAAGAATTGTTGGAGAGGGGATTTTTGATGGACAAAAAAGACCTCATGTTGGCCCCGTCAGTATGCAAATCCATGTTCCAATGATTAACAAAAAAGTTGGGCAAATTATCTCAATAAATGGTGATACTGTCCAAGTTATGGATTCAGAAACATTTGAGACCATTGATATTTCTTTGATTGATGAAGAGGTTCAAGGGAAATTAGAAAATGGTCAAAATGTAGAATACTGGGTTGTAATGGATAAAACTAAAATCATGCGCATTAAAAACTAA
- a CDS encoding diphthine--ammonia ligase gives MKLASLFSGGKDSMYATYVAQNQGHEIKCLLSIFPKSDESHLLHHPNITWTKLQSQSMQIPQLTTVSNDDQTDNELSLLANLLQNAIDEFHIEGLVHGGIKSNFQKEKFEKICSKLNLKVLAPLWDAEPVTYMNKLIDSKFDFIMTTVSSDGLDDSWLGKIISKSDVVMLKSLSEKFGFNLNFEGGEAETFVINCPLFSHSIKINQSQKNWDNYRGRFEIVDAELNNHA, from the coding sequence ATGAAATTAGCTTCTCTTTTTTCAGGTGGTAAAGATAGTATGTATGCAACATATGTTGCACAAAATCAAGGACATGAAATTAAATGTCTATTGAGCATATTTCCAAAGTCTGATGAAAGTCATTTACTTCATCATCCAAACATTACTTGGACAAAACTTCAATCACAATCTATGCAAATTCCACAACTAACAACTGTTTCAAATGATGATCAAACTGATAATGAATTATCTTTGTTAGCAAATCTATTGCAAAATGCAATAGATGAATTTCATATAGAAGGATTAGTTCATGGAGGAATTAAAAGTAATTTCCAAAAAGAGAAATTTGAAAAAATTTGTTCCAAATTAAATCTAAAGGTATTAGCTCCTTTATGGGATGCTGAACCTGTAACATACATGAATAAATTAATTGATTCTAAATTTGATTTTATTATGACTACTGTATCTTCTGATGGCTTAGATGATTCTTGGCTAGGTAAAATTATATCAAAATCTGATGTTGTTATGCTGAAATCACTATCTGAGAAATTTGGTTTTAATTTAAATTTTGAAGGTGGAGAGGCAGAAACTTTTGTAATTAATTGTCCTCTATTTTCACACTCGATCAAAATCAATCAATCTCAAAAAAATTGGGATAATTATAGAGGAAGGTTTGAAATAGTGGATGCGGAGTTGAACAACCATGCTTGA
- a CDS encoding signal recognition particle receptor subunit alpha, with protein MLEGLKNSLGDAIKKIVKSSGIDEELIKELSKDVQRALLQSDVNVRLVLEITKHLEERALNETPPPGLSRKDHIVKILYDELSKLLGNESEFDFKPGKQNKIILLGIQGSGKTTVASKLAKFLTRQGYKVGVIGADTYRPGALVQLKTMCEKSNVEVYGEENNKDSPNIVKNGLKHFAGQPLDIILIDTAGRHKEEQDLLAEMDRINKVADPDLALLVIDGTIGQQCFNQAEAFHKTIPVGGVIITKLDSSAKGGGALAASAATGAQIMYIGTGERIDDLEKFSPTRFVGRLLGMGDIQAVLDLAKRLENEGDDVRMKRISSGKMNMDDFFYQLEEVTKVGSLQGLLDSMPGLSGMVKGDQVDQMEGRVSKWRYIIQSMTKAEKADPDLLNSSRIKRISRGSGWPEGEVKELIKNYKNSKNMMKASKGRQMQGTLRKLGLG; from the coding sequence ATGCTTGAAGGCCTAAAGAATAGTTTGGGGGATGCAATTAAGAAAATTGTAAAATCCTCTGGAATAGATGAGGAATTAATCAAAGAACTTTCAAAAGATGTTCAAAGGGCATTATTGCAATCTGATGTTAACGTACGTCTCGTACTTGAAATTACTAAACATTTGGAGGAGCGTGCTCTGAATGAGACTCCTCCCCCAGGGCTTTCTAGAAAAGATCACATTGTAAAAATCTTGTATGATGAATTATCCAAACTACTTGGCAATGAATCTGAATTTGATTTTAAGCCTGGTAAACAAAATAAAATTATTTTACTTGGAATTCAAGGTAGTGGTAAAACTACTGTGGCATCTAAACTTGCCAAATTTTTAACTCGACAGGGATACAAAGTGGGAGTAATTGGTGCTGATACCTACAGACCTGGGGCACTAGTTCAATTGAAAACCATGTGTGAAAAATCCAATGTTGAGGTTTATGGTGAAGAAAACAACAAAGATTCTCCAAATATTGTAAAGAATGGTTTAAAACATTTTGCTGGTCAGCCTTTGGATATCATCTTAATTGATACTGCTGGTCGTCATAAAGAAGAACAAGATCTACTTGCAGAAATGGATAGAATAAACAAAGTTGCAGACCCCGATCTTGCTTTGTTGGTAATTGATGGTACAATTGGACAACAATGTTTCAATCAAGCAGAAGCGTTTCATAAAACTATTCCAGTAGGTGGTGTAATAATTACAAAATTAGATAGTTCTGCAAAGGGAGGAGGTGCATTGGCTGCATCAGCAGCTACAGGAGCTCAAATAATGTACATAGGAACTGGAGAACGAATTGATGATTTAGAAAAATTTTCTCCTACTAGATTTGTTGGACGATTACTTGGAATGGGCGACATTCAAGCTGTTTTGGATTTAGCTAAAAGATTAGAAAATGAAGGTGATGATGTTCGAATGAAAAGAATTTCTAGTGGGAAAATGAATATGGATGATTTCTTTTATCAATTAGAAGAGGTGACCAAAGTTGGTTCTTTGCAAGGTTTGCTTGACAGTATGCCTGGTTTGTCTGGAATGGTAAAAGGTGATCAAGTTGATCAAATGGAAGGTAGAGTATCCAAATGGAGATATATTATTCAAAGTATGACCAAAGCAGAAAAAGCTGATCCTGATTTACTTAACTCCTCACGAATTAAAAGAATTTCAAGAGGCTCTGGTTGGCCCGAAGGTGAAGTCAAAGAATTGATCAAAAATTATAAAAATTCTAAAAATATGATGAAAGCTTCAAAAGGTCGCCAAATGCAAGGAACTCTTAGAAAATTAGGATTAGGATAA
- a CDS encoding tRNA pseudouridine(54/55) synthase Pus10, translated as MSNYQEIVPTANKILKKYDLCDHCLGRLFSKQLHLSSNKMLGKKLKKNFNSLQKCYICKNLFENLNHFLKLMLNVSSSYSFTTFSVGAIIKPSIVDRDDSVRSQFKLKGIDSIKTDITKELGKLFVKKTKKAIDHVDPEITFTVNLKDETCDLRSKSITLSGRYMKTKRGFPQKQKSCDNCSGKGCRVCHFHGIAEFESVEGTISQFIFKKFGGTTAKFTWIGGEDKSSLVLGKGRPFFVKIQNPSKRKTSLPDTKINSINLSKMKLVNESPKQSLKFISVIRSKIFSEMPVDSNLLKKLKVLTKNPVVVYDKSGKRLEKNILQIKYKKISSNTFTLIIEVEGGFPIKRFVIGDDVNPGVSKILETTCMCKEFDFLDIQVQ; from the coding sequence ATGTCTAATTATCAGGAAATTGTTCCTACGGCAAATAAAATTTTAAAAAAATATGATTTATGTGATCATTGTTTAGGTAGATTGTTTTCCAAACAATTACATCTTTCATCCAATAAAATGTTAGGAAAAAAACTAAAGAAGAATTTTAATTCGTTACAAAAATGTTACATTTGTAAAAACCTCTTTGAAAATCTAAATCATTTTCTAAAACTAATGCTAAATGTTTCTTCATCTTATTCTTTTACAACTTTTAGTGTGGGTGCTATCATCAAACCTTCTATTGTAGATAGAGATGATTCAGTTCGTTCCCAATTCAAACTCAAAGGAATTGATAGCATAAAAACAGACATTACAAAAGAACTTGGTAAATTATTTGTAAAAAAAACAAAAAAAGCAATAGATCATGTAGACCCTGAAATTACCTTTACTGTTAATTTGAAAGACGAAACATGTGACCTGCGTTCAAAATCTATCACTCTATCTGGAAGATATATGAAAACAAAACGAGGTTTTCCACAAAAACAAAAATCTTGTGATAACTGTTCAGGAAAAGGTTGCAGGGTATGTCATTTTCATGGAATTGCTGAATTTGAGAGCGTTGAGGGTACCATATCTCAATTTATTTTCAAAAAATTTGGTGGAACCACCGCTAAATTCACTTGGATTGGAGGTGAGGATAAATCAAGTTTAGTACTTGGAAAAGGAAGACCTTTTTTTGTAAAAATACAAAATCCCTCTAAACGAAAAACAAGCCTTCCGGATACTAAAATCAATTCAATAAACCTGTCAAAAATGAAATTGGTTAATGAATCTCCTAAACAATCACTAAAATTTATCTCTGTTATACGTAGCAAAATTTTTTCAGAAATGCCTGTTGATTCAAATCTTCTTAAAAAATTAAAAGTTCTCACTAAGAATCCTGTGGTTGTTTATGACAAATCAGGGAAACGTTTAGAGAAAAATATTCTTCAAATAAAATACAAAAAAATCTCGTCAAATACCTTTACTTTGATTATTGAAGTTGAAGGAGGTTTTCCAATCAAACGATTTGTTATTGGTGATGATGTTAATCCTGGAGTTTCTAAAATTCTTGAAACTACTTGTATGTGTAAGGAATTTGATTTTCTAGATATTCAAGTACAATGA
- a CDS encoding 30S ribosomal protein S27ae, with amino-acid sequence MAGKKGSSPNVYQYFKIDGDKVSRIKKNCSRCGKGVYMSQHKDRHTCGKCGLTEFIQ; translated from the coding sequence ATGGCAGGCAAAAAAGGTTCTAGTCCTAACGTTTACCAATACTTCAAGATAGATGGAGACAAAGTCTCAAGAATCAAAAAAAATTGTTCTAGATGTGGAAAAGGAGTATACATGTCTCAACATAAAGACAGACATACTTGTGGAAAATGCGGTTTAACTGAATTCATTCAGTAA
- a CDS encoding DUF309 domain-containing protein, whose amino-acid sequence MERYLLHFKNEKYLPQNCRELAHKARDLASDMKNVSVRLARVATKFIEFDVAAEKEDLDALVEKLTPIGEIDNVRHVFEEHIEKEKGIQDGIFFFNNERFWECHEAFEGVWNQCYGREKELVQGIILVAVAFAHEQENEENIGIGMLSRALEKLGTSPSEYHSIDVDRIRKKAIEMQMAKKLTRFEI is encoded by the coding sequence ATGGAGCGATATTTACTTCATTTTAAAAATGAGAAATATTTGCCTCAAAACTGTAGAGAACTTGCTCATAAAGCAAGAGATCTTGCATCTGATATGAAAAATGTTTCAGTCAGATTGGCTAGGGTTGCAACCAAATTTATTGAATTTGATGTTGCCGCAGAAAAAGAAGATCTTGATGCTTTAGTTGAAAAACTGACTCCAATTGGAGAAATTGATAATGTTAGACATGTTTTCGAAGAACATATTGAAAAAGAAAAAGGAATTCAAGATGGCATATTTTTCTTTAACAATGAAAGGTTTTGGGAATGTCACGAAGCATTTGAAGGAGTCTGGAATCAATGTTATGGAAGAGAAAAAGAACTAGTTCAAGGAATTATTTTAGTTGCAGTTGCATTTGCACATGAGCAAGAAAATGAAGAAAATATTGGTATTGGGATGTTGAGCAGAGCTTTAGAAAAATTAGGAACTTCTCCTTCAGAATACCATTCCATTGATGTTGATAGAATTAGGAAAAAAGCAATTGAAATGCAGATGGCAAAAAAGTTAACTAGATTTGAGATTTAA
- a CDS encoding alkaline phosphatase family protein: MDNSDVHMIYVLLDGVGDLPHPDLDGKTPLEAANTPTLDKIASNGAIGEVISVGKGIAPESDIAVFNMLGYKFKHADYAGRGVIEAIGVGIDFKDGDLALRGNYSTLNDDEIIVDRRAGRHIEKEDADGVAKEIENKIELSSPDVSVVVAPTIGHRVTVRIRKESQKLSSRITNTDPAYSNIGGMGVAKAVGDFLKIEKCLPLEDTEEAKFTANLVNEFSEKSIKIMKESQINKKRQNENKKALSCILLRDAGNKYPDVIPINQKYGMNFSCIVDMPVELGISEVLKMKAFEAGGLTDYEEKARVAAKAMDTQNSIYVHLKGPDEFGHDGDAIGKMKNIEEIDQRFFKTLVENIDSSKVAIVISADHSTPCINKGHSDDPVPVLVSGDFIKNDGTTRMTEEQAKKGSIGLLQGAEVVSKSLELIKSQI; the protein is encoded by the coding sequence TTGGATAATTCTGATGTTCATATGATCTATGTTCTTTTAGATGGAGTCGGAGATCTACCACATCCGGATTTGGACGGAAAAACGCCATTAGAGGCTGCAAATACTCCCACATTAGATAAAATTGCTAGTAATGGAGCCATAGGAGAAGTAATTTCAGTAGGCAAAGGAATCGCTCCAGAATCAGATATTGCAGTTTTCAACATGTTAGGATACAAATTCAAACATGCAGACTATGCCGGTAGAGGAGTAATCGAAGCTATCGGAGTGGGAATTGATTTCAAAGATGGAGATTTAGCCCTAAGAGGAAATTATTCAACATTAAATGATGACGAAATAATTGTCGACAGAAGAGCAGGAAGACATATTGAAAAAGAGGATGCAGATGGAGTTGCAAAAGAAATTGAAAACAAGATTGAATTATCATCTCCAGATGTATCAGTAGTGGTAGCTCCAACAATAGGGCACAGAGTTACAGTAAGAATTAGAAAAGAATCTCAAAAATTATCATCAAGAATTACCAATACAGATCCTGCATATAGTAACATTGGAGGAATGGGTGTTGCAAAAGCAGTTGGAGATTTTCTAAAAATTGAGAAATGCTTACCTTTAGAAGATACAGAAGAGGCAAAATTTACTGCAAATCTGGTAAATGAGTTTTCAGAAAAATCAATTAAGATAATGAAAGAAAGTCAGATAAACAAAAAAAGACAAAATGAAAATAAAAAAGCATTAAGTTGTATTCTGCTTAGAGATGCAGGTAACAAATATCCAGATGTAATTCCAATTAATCAAAAATATGGAATGAACTTTTCATGTATAGTAGATATGCCAGTAGAGCTTGGAATCTCAGAAGTTCTTAAAATGAAAGCATTCGAAGCTGGAGGATTGACAGATTATGAAGAGAAAGCAAGAGTAGCTGCAAAAGCAATGGATACACAAAATTCAATTTATGTTCATCTAAAAGGTCCAGATGAATTTGGTCATGACGGAGATGCAATTGGAAAAATGAAGAACATTGAAGAAATTGATCAAAGATTTTTCAAAACGCTAGTTGAAAATATTGATTCTAGCAAAGTAGCAATTGTAATCTCTGCAGATCATTCAACTCCATGTATAAACAAAGGACATAGTGATGATCCTGTACCAGTATTAGTTTCAGGAGATTTCATTAAAAATGATGGAACCACACGGATGACTGAAGAACAAGCAAAGAAAGGAAGCATCGGATTACTGCAAGGTGCAGAAGTAGTTTCAAAATCTTTAGAATTAATTAAATCTCAAATCTAG
- a CDS encoding HIT domain-containing protein: MGDMRKDYVSERFMIVSKKDDKVVDPKKSPYAPGNESMTNPSVLSLVAKDGMLQRLQDNEDEYVKDWAIRVFESKNPIVSIETENSYSDKPFYSEPAYGYHYIVVASPNEKDSFATIDTEQWSNVLVVVQDRLRWLYTQKGVTYVSIYGDHGDLAGNANPHPHLNLLTFSTIPPVIETEAEASHKILNEKGVCPMCQTVNEEISGPRQVLQTEGFIAFCPWSPSYPYEFWISPKKHTTSFSKITQKEINDLSLILRATLGGLSKTVKNVSYNLVFHLSPEKKNSRQIHWHIEIYPITKSWSGLERGYGIFLNDISPEQAAEKLGAACRKELANLVGIV; this comes from the coding sequence ATGGGGGATATGCGCAAAGATTATGTTTCTGAGCGTTTCATGATTGTCTCAAAGAAAGATGACAAAGTAGTTGATCCAAAAAAATCCCCTTATGCACCTGGCAATGAATCTATGACTAATCCTTCTGTTTTATCTTTAGTTGCAAAAGATGGTATGTTACAACGTCTTCAAGATAATGAAGACGAATATGTAAAAGATTGGGCAATCAGAGTTTTTGAAAGTAAAAATCCTATAGTTTCTATTGAAACTGAAAATTCATACAGTGACAAACCATTTTACAGTGAACCTGCATATGGATATCATTACATTGTAGTTGCATCTCCTAACGAAAAAGATTCTTTTGCAACAATTGATACTGAACAGTGGTCAAATGTCCTTGTTGTTGTACAGGATAGACTAAGATGGCTATATACACAAAAGGGCGTGACATATGTTTCAATTTATGGTGATCATGGAGATTTGGCAGGTAATGCAAATCCTCACCCACATCTGAATCTCCTAACATTTTCTACAATTCCTCCAGTAATTGAAACTGAAGCTGAAGCCTCTCACAAGATTTTAAATGAAAAAGGTGTTTGTCCAATGTGTCAGACTGTGAATGAGGAAATAAGCGGTCCTAGACAAGTCCTTCAAACTGAAGGATTTATTGCATTTTGTCCGTGGTCTCCGTCATATCCTTATGAATTTTGGATATCTCCAAAAAAACATACTACTAGTTTTTCTAAAATCACTCAAAAAGAAATCAATGATTTGTCTCTAATATTACGTGCCACTTTGGGTGGCTTATCAAAAACTGTGAAAAATGTTTCATATAATCTGGTTTTTCATTTGTCTCCAGAAAAGAAAAACAGCCGACAAATTCATTGGCATATTGAAATTTATCCTATCACTAAATCTTGGTCTGGGTTGGAGAGAGGCTATGGGATATTCTTGAATGACATATCTCCTGAACAAGCTGCTGAAAAGCTTGGAGCTGCTTGTAGGAAAGAATTGGCCAACTTAGTTGGTATTGTGTAG
- a CDS encoding GNAT family N-acetyltransferase: MNEPIIRELKKEDLWKGFLKSLDSLKPASNIEKSKAEEIFEKINSNPDHIIAVAEIDGKIVGSTTLIIESKFIHNGGLVGHIEDVVVDKEFQGQKIGEKIMKYLLEISKKRGCYKTILDCTEDVKPFYEKLGFKQVAKELRLDHN; this comes from the coding sequence ATGAATGAACCAATAATCAGAGAATTAAAAAAAGAAGATCTATGGAAAGGATTTCTAAAATCATTGGATTCATTAAAACCAGCAAGCAATATTGAAAAATCAAAAGCAGAAGAGATTTTTGAAAAAATCAATTCAAACCCAGATCACATCATAGCAGTTGCCGAAATAGATGGGAAAATAGTAGGTTCTACAACGCTCATCATAGAATCAAAATTCATCCACAATGGAGGTTTGGTTGGACATATTGAAGATGTTGTAGTGGATAAAGAATTTCAAGGCCAAAAAATAGGAGAAAAAATTATGAAATACCTTCTAGAAATATCAAAAAAACGAGGCTGTTACAAAACCATTTTAGATTGTACAGAGGATGTAAAACCATTTTATGAAAAATTAGGATTCAAACAAGTCGCTAAGGAATTAAGATTAGATCATAACTAA
- a CDS encoding nucleotidyltransferase family protein has protein sequence MKSVILAGGLGTRLLPLTKKTPKPMLLLGKKPILEHLIDWNKKNGVKSIVLCVSYLRKTIEDYFGDGGKFGVNIEYAISNKPLATAGQLKTAEEFIEDTFVCMYGDSIFDFSLRNMIKQHKAKKAFVTMSLNEYKTNLEYGVIDVSKTGKVIKWNEKPEIKANVNMGCYVMEPKVFSLIPKNKSYGMDDVIKKAMIKKKLVSSFVTKNGFMDIGNKESYQKAFQEYTKKRGNN, from the coding sequence GTGAAGTCAGTAATTTTGGCAGGAGGATTAGGTACAAGATTACTCCCACTGACAAAAAAAACACCCAAACCAATGCTACTATTAGGAAAAAAACCAATTCTAGAACATTTGATAGATTGGAATAAAAAAAATGGAGTTAAATCAATTGTTTTGTGTGTAAGTTATCTTAGAAAAACAATAGAAGATTATTTTGGAGATGGGGGAAAATTTGGAGTAAACATAGAATATGCAATTTCAAACAAACCGCTGGCTACGGCAGGTCAACTAAAAACAGCAGAAGAGTTCATTGAAGATACTTTTGTTTGTATGTACGGAGATTCAATATTTGATTTTAGTCTTAGAAATATGATAAAACAGCATAAAGCAAAAAAAGCATTTGTTACTATGAGTTTAAACGAGTACAAAACTAATTTAGAGTATGGAGTAATTGATGTTTCAAAAACAGGCAAAGTAATAAAATGGAATGAAAAACCAGAGATAAAAGCAAATGTAAACATGGGTTGTTATGTTATGGAACCAAAAGTGTTCAGTCTTATTCCAAAAAATAAATCATATGGAATGGATGATGTAATAAAAAAAGCCATGATAAAGAAAAAATTAGTCAGTAGTTTCGTTACTAAAAATGGATTTATGGACATTGGAAACAAGGAATCATATCAAAAAGCATTTCAAGAATACACAAAAAAACGAGGAAACAACTAA